The following proteins come from a genomic window of Labeo rohita strain BAU-BD-2019 chromosome 25, IGBB_LRoh.1.0, whole genome shotgun sequence:
- the LOC127156489 gene encoding ankyrin repeat and SOCS box protein 15-like, whose protein sequence is MLDKMNEDEFTDYLIQLSIEESCHEVFAIWKNSSASDENSKLLAAIETGDTAVIRQLRQFPSAFKEVDSRGLLPVHRAAMQPSGKVLEAILVSSQPDLEEKGRNGETALTLAVQVGLEENVRILLEHGALPHNPNSRKESPLLLAVRVRSYQMVYALISHGAVVDQVCSKRWTALHEAAQVGCVDILMLLLRRGGQISVRDCHGVTPLSVAAECANLEVVQVLIESGADVNAQSCKGESVLMDAAGSGNPDCVELLLNHGASPNLASLTGHLPIHRAAFEGHYLVLKILLSVTSKTALIKSGQSPVHSAADGGHAQCLQLLIDSGFDVNALLDETISDNYSDMRRSALYFAVSNGDLTCAEMLLNAGAKPDLDPLQCLLVAVRAGRYEIVRILLASQADVNCYFTEVNDTVFPTALQYCLKDEEMMRLLLNNGYDVDKCFHCHHDFHFTLGSIWKDIFLHKPRCVICEGEDNIPFCDFMSLCCLVGLSGRVVLILLDYVSHVPLCSRLRSILEKQKEWEDIYTILNNPRSLKHLCRLEIRKHMTVKRLCNTTIMNSFPPLIKNYLLYKEYDRT, encoded by the exons ATGTTGGACAAGATGAATGAAGATGAATTTACAGATTATCTTATTCAGCTGAGCATTGAAGAGTCTTGTCATGAAGTATTTGCAATATGGAAAAACAG CTCCGCCAGTGATGAGAATTCGAAACTGCTGGCAGCTATCGAGACAG GTGATACTGCAGTAATCCGTCAGCTCAGGCAATTTCCTTCAGCCTTCAAGGAAGTTGACAGTAGAGGACTTCTACCAGTCCACCGAGCCGCCATGCAGCCATCAGGGAAAGTACTAGAGGCAATTCTGG TCTCTAGTCAGCCAGACTTGGAGGAGAAAGGTAGGAATGGAGAGACTGCCTTGACTTTAGCAGTTCAAGTTGGACTGGAAGAGAATGTCAGGATCCTTCTGGAACATGGAGCACTACCACACAACCCCAACAGTAGAAAGGAGTCTCCACTTCTTCTGG CGGTAAGAGTCCGATCTTATCAAATGGTGTACGCTCTCATTTCACATGGAGCTGTGGTGGATCAGGTATGTTCGAAGAGGTGGACGGCACTCCATGAAGCAGCCCAAGTGGGTTGCGTTGACATCTTAATGCTGCTGTTGAGACGTGGTGGCCAAATATCAGTGAGGGACTGTCATGGAGTGACACCGTTAAGCGTAGCAGCAGAATGCGCCAATCTAGAAGTCGTCCAAGTTCTCATTGAAAGTG GAGCCGATGTGAATGCACAGTCCTGTAAAGGTGAAAGTGTGCTGATGGATGCAGCCGGTTCTGGAAACCCAGACTGCGTGGAGCTTCTGCTTAATCATGGAGCCTCACCAAACCTGGCCAGCTTGACAGGGCATCTTCCCATTCATCGTGCGGCCTTCGAGGGACACTACCT TGTACTAAAAATACTGCTATCAGTCACAAGCAAGACAGCTCTCATCAAGTCTGGCCAGAGTCCAGTACACTCTGCTGCCGACGGAGGTCATGCACAATGCCTGCAGCTCCTGATTGACAGCGGTTTTGATGTGAACGCTCTCCTTGACGAAACCATCTCCGACAACTACAGCGACATGCGTAGGAGCGCCCTTTACTTTGCCGTCTCAAATGGAGATTTGACTTGCGCTGAGATGCTGCTGAATGCTGGAGCCAAACCAGACCTGGATCCCCTGCAGTGCCTCCTAGTGGCGGTGAGAGCTGGGAGGTACGAGATTGTCAGGATTCTTCTGGCCAGCCAAGCAGATGTCAACTGTTACTTCACAGAGGTCAATGACACAGTGTTTCCCACTGCCTTACAATACTGCCTGAAGGATGAGGAGATGATGCGATTACTTCTTAATAATGGATATGATGTAGACAAATGCTTCCACTGTCACCACGACTTCCATTTCACCCTGGGGTCTATTTGGAAGGACATATTTCTACATAAACCACGTTGTGTCATCTGTGAGGGAGAAGACAATATACCT TTTTGTGACTTCATGAGTTTGTGCTGCTTGGTTGGCCTGTCAGGACGAGTGGTACTGATCCTACTGGACTATGTCAGCCACGTCCCCCTCTGCTCACGACTGAGATCCATCCTGGAGAAACAAAAGGAGTGGGAAGACATATACACCATCTTGA ACAACCCACGATCCCTGAAGCACCTCTGTCGTCTGGAAATCAGAAAACACATGACCGTTAAAAGACTTTGTAATACCACTATAATGAATTCTTTTCCACCTCTGATTAAAAATTACCTGCTGTACAAGGAATACGATCGGACTTGA